The Nonlabens sp. Hel1_33_55 genome contains the following window.
AGTTAATCTACCTGTAGCGATTAAATCTTTTAGGAATGACGTGTGGTGAATTACTTCATAATTACCACCCAATTCTGGATATTCATTCTTGAGTGTGTTGAAACAATGCGGGCAAGCAGTTACAATTCTTTTGATCTCATAACCATTCAAGACCTCGATATTCATCATGGCCTGCATTTGGAACAAGAACTCGTTCCCAGCACGTTTTGCAGGATCACCGGTACAACTTTCTTCTGCTCCTAACACTGCAAACTCAACGCCTGCCTTGTTCAAAAGCTTTACAAAAGCTTTGGTTATTTTTTTGGAACGGTCATCAAAACTACCGCTACAACCTACCCAGAATAATACTTCTGGCTGCTTGTTTTGTGCGATAAACTCTGCTACCGTTGGAACTTTTATTGCTTCACTCATGTCTTCTAATTCGGAATTATAAATTGTGAATTCAGGGCTTTGACTACTCTCTACCGCTGTTTATTTATTACAATTTGTATGGTCGTTACGCTTTCGCACTTCGACTTTGTTCAGTGTGAACTTCTTTGTCGCAGAGCTCCTAGA
Protein-coding sequences here:
- a CDS encoding (Fe-S)-binding protein, with amino-acid sequence MSEAIKVPTVAEFIAQNKQPEVLFWVGCSGSFDDRSKKITKAFVKLLNKAGVEFAVLGAEESCTGDPAKRAGNEFLFQMQAMMNIEVLNGYEIKRIVTACPHCFNTLKNEYPELGGNYEVIHHTSFLKDLIATGRLTIEGGKFKGKKITYHDPCYLGRANEIYEAPRDLIEKLDAALVEMKRSKRNGLCCGAGGAQMFKEPEEGKKDINIERTEEALETGAEVIVAACPFCNTMMSDGIKATNQEDKVEVLDVAEMIANAEDL